A window from Methylocystis sp. MJC1 encodes these proteins:
- a CDS encoding 2-isopropylmalate synthase: MTNIANSSQDGERVVIFDTTLRDGEQSPGASMTLEEKLEVADLLDQLGVDIIEAGFPIASPGDFESVCEVARRVKNATVAGLARASEKDIDRCAEALREAKRARIHTFISTSPVHMKYKLQMEPERVLELIASSVTRARNHVADVEWSAEDGTRTEIDFLCRCVETAINAGATTINIPDTVGYTTPQEYERLFRTVRERVPNSDKAVFSVHCHDDLGLAVANSLAGVRGGARQVECTINGLGERAGNAAMEEIVMALKTRHDVLPYYTNIDAKLLTRASKLVSAVTSFPVQYNKAIVGRNAFAHESGIHQDGMLKNAHTYEIMTPESVGVTKTSLVMGKHSGRHAFREKLKELGYDLGENALQDAFNRFKDLADRKKFVYDEDLVALVDDEIVSAHDHIKVLALMVMAGTHGPQSAALTLDIDGDKVTHQATGNGPVDAIFNAIKALAPHEATLELYQVHAVTEGTDAQAEVSVRLSEEGKSVTGRGADPDTLVASARAYVSALNKLMVKRGRSKPEAMQAV, from the coding sequence ATGACCAATATCGCAAATAGCTCCCAGGACGGCGAGCGCGTCGTCATTTTCGACACGACCCTGCGCGACGGCGAGCAATCGCCAGGCGCCTCCATGACACTGGAAGAAAAGCTGGAAGTCGCCGATCTGCTCGACCAATTGGGCGTCGACATCATCGAGGCGGGCTTTCCCATTGCGAGCCCTGGCGATTTTGAGAGCGTCTGTGAGGTCGCGCGGCGCGTGAAGAATGCGACGGTCGCCGGCCTGGCGCGCGCATCTGAGAAGGACATCGACCGCTGCGCCGAGGCGCTGCGCGAGGCGAAGAGGGCGCGTATCCATACTTTCATTTCCACCTCGCCGGTTCACATGAAATACAAGCTCCAAATGGAGCCGGAGCGGGTTCTGGAGCTGATTGCCTCGTCGGTGACGCGCGCGCGCAATCATGTCGCCGACGTCGAATGGTCGGCGGAGGACGGCACGCGCACCGAGATCGATTTCCTGTGCCGCTGCGTCGAAACCGCAATTAACGCCGGCGCGACGACGATCAATATCCCCGACACCGTCGGCTATACGACGCCGCAGGAATATGAGCGGCTCTTCCGCACCGTGCGCGAGCGCGTGCCCAACTCCGATAAGGCGGTTTTCTCCGTCCACTGCCACGACGATCTGGGTCTCGCTGTCGCCAATTCGCTCGCCGGCGTGCGCGGCGGCGCGCGGCAGGTGGAGTGCACGATCAATGGTCTCGGCGAACGCGCGGGCAACGCCGCCATGGAAGAGATTGTCATGGCGCTGAAGACGCGTCACGACGTTCTGCCCTATTACACCAACATCGACGCGAAGCTCCTGACGCGCGCCTCCAAGCTCGTCTCGGCGGTGACGTCATTCCCGGTGCAATACAACAAGGCGATCGTCGGTCGTAACGCCTTCGCGCATGAGAGCGGCATCCATCAGGATGGCATGCTCAAAAACGCGCATACTTACGAGATCATGACGCCCGAGAGCGTCGGCGTCACCAAGACCTCGCTCGTCATGGGCAAGCATTCCGGCCGCCACGCCTTCCGCGAAAAGCTGAAAGAGCTGGGCTACGATCTCGGCGAGAATGCGCTGCAGGACGCCTTCAACCGCTTCAAGGATCTCGCCGATCGCAAGAAGTTCGTCTACGACGAAGATCTCGTCGCTTTGGTCGACGATGAAATCGTTTCGGCGCATGATCACATCAAGGTGCTCGCTTTGATGGTCATGGCCGGCACGCATGGTCCGCAGTCGGCGGCGCTGACGCTCGATATCGACGGCGACAAGGTGACGCACCAAGCGACGGGCAACGGCCCGGTGGACGCGATCTTCAACGCCATAAAGGCCCTCGCGCCGCATGAGGCGACGCTGGAGCTGTATCAGGTCCACGCCGTCACCGAGGGGACGGATGCGCAGGCGGAGGTGTCGGTGCGCCTCTCCGAGGAGGGCAAGTCCGTCACTGGCCGCGGCGCCGATCCCGACACGCTCGTCGCCTCGGCGCGCGCCTATGTCTCGGCGCTCAATAAGTTGATGGTGAAGCGCGGTCGCTCCAAGCCCGAAGCGATGCAGGCGGTCTGA
- a CDS encoding lytic murein transglycosylase, with product MRHSKSRFGFLDRRRALQGLALSLATLALPARAEDFTQFLQNLWPQAQAAGVSRATFEAAISGLAPEPGVLAKPKAQAEFTISIPAYLAGTVTSSRVARGQSVAAELAGPLRRATARHGVPGEIITAILGVESNFGTATGGADALRVLATLAWKGHRAETFIEEFVSALMMLEKGYATRAQLRGSWAGAMGQPQFMPSAYLKYAESDDGAGAPDIWRSHADAVASIGNFLEKSGWAAGLPAVVEVRLPDGFDFATFDLDFGRWRSLGVQRADGEALPPGGAASLYLPAGANGPAFLISDNFEVIRQYNTSDAYAMSVAILADRIAGRETPLAAWPRVAPLPTNDVKAMQQLLTAKGYYRGTIDGKLGRTSRNAIHAFQIAEGIQPADGFATKEILVRLRER from the coding sequence ATGAGACACAGCAAAAGCCGCTTTGGCTTCCTCGATCGCCGCCGCGCGCTGCAGGGTTTGGCTCTGAGCTTGGCGACGCTCGCCCTTCCGGCCCGCGCCGAGGATTTTACGCAATTCCTGCAAAACCTCTGGCCGCAAGCCCAGGCGGCCGGCGTTTCGCGCGCCACTTTCGAGGCCGCGATCTCGGGCCTCGCGCCGGAGCCAGGCGTCCTCGCCAAGCCTAAGGCGCAGGCGGAATTCACCATTTCCATCCCTGCCTATCTCGCTGGAACGGTGACGAGCAGCCGCGTCGCGCGCGGCCAATCCGTCGCGGCGGAGCTCGCCGGCCCCTTGCGCCGCGCGACCGCGCGGCACGGCGTTCCAGGCGAGATCATTACCGCCATTCTGGGCGTCGAAAGCAATTTCGGGACGGCGACCGGCGGCGCAGATGCGCTGAGGGTGCTGGCGACGCTTGCCTGGAAGGGCCACCGCGCCGAGACGTTCATCGAGGAGTTCGTCAGCGCCTTGATGATGCTGGAAAAGGGCTATGCGACGCGCGCCCAATTGCGCGGTTCCTGGGCCGGCGCCATGGGCCAGCCGCAGTTCATGCCGTCGGCCTATCTCAAATATGCCGAAAGCGACGACGGCGCCGGCGCGCCGGACATATGGCGCTCCCACGCGGACGCTGTCGCCTCGATCGGAAATTTCCTCGAGAAGTCGGGGTGGGCCGCCGGCCTTCCGGCGGTCGTCGAGGTCCGGCTGCCCGACGGGTTCGATTTCGCAACATTCGATCTCGATTTCGGCCGTTGGCGGTCGCTGGGCGTTCAGCGGGCGGACGGCGAGGCGCTCCCCCCGGGAGGCGCGGCAAGCCTTTACTTGCCGGCTGGCGCGAACGGGCCAGCCTTTCTGATCTCGGATAATTTCGAGGTCATACGGCAATATAATACTTCGGACGCCTATGCGATGTCGGTTGCTATTCTCGCGGATCGCATCGCCGGACGGGAGACGCCCTTAGCCGCGTGGCCGCGCGTCGCGCCGCTTCCCACCAACGACGTCAAGGCGATGCAGCAGCTGCTGACAGCCAAGGGCTATTATCGCGGGACGATCGACGGGAAATTGGGCCGCACGAGCCGCAACGCCATCCATGCCTTTCAGATCGCGGAGGGGATACAGCCCGCGGACGGCTTCGCGACAAAGGAAATCCTTGTGAGGTTGAGAGAACGTTGA
- the scpA gene encoding methylmalonyl-CoA mutase — MSAIPDFTKIPFAATKVAQEAPPRSWLTPEGIEVKSGYGPGDVEGLSFIDGFPGVAPFVRGPYSTMYVAQPWTIRQYAGFSTAEDSNAFYRRNLAAGQKGLSVAFDLATHRGYDSDHPRVMGDVGMAGVAIDSIYDMRTLFDGIPLDQMSVSMTMNGAVLPVLALFIVAAEEQGVSADKLTGTIQNDILKEFMVRNTYIYPPDPSMRIVSDIFAYTSQNMPKFNSISISGYHMQEAGASADLELGYTLADGVEYVRAGVAAGLDIDAFAPRLSFFFAIGMNFFMEVAKLRAARLLWARLMKDLGAKSEKSLTLRTHCQTSGWSLTAQDVYVNSIRTCVEAMAATQGHTQSLHTNALDEALALPTDFSARIARNTQIVLQQESGTTRVIDPWGGSYYVERLTAELAKKAWAHIEEIEALGGMAKAIAAGVPKQRIEEAAAKTQARIDSGTQIVVGVNKYQPENDAKPNVLKVDNAAVRAAQLDKLKRLRGERDEPTTQAALNALTEGATSGANLLDLAVKAARAKASVGEISFALEKVFTRHKPKANVISGVYAKEAGKDSAQVGRIVGMTRDFEENTGRKPRILVAKMGQDGHDRGQKVIASAFADMGFDVVIGDLFATPNEVAQKAKEADVHIVGVSTMTAGHLTLTPELRDALAGVGRQDIMMVVGGVIPPDDFQALYDFGAAAIFPPGTNIPAAAEKLLHELNIRLGYAQREPAKA; from the coding sequence ATGTCCGCCATCCCCGATTTCACCAAAATCCCCTTCGCCGCCACCAAAGTCGCGCAGGAGGCGCCGCCGCGCAGCTGGCTGACGCCCGAGGGCATAGAGGTGAAAAGCGGCTATGGGCCGGGGGATGTCGAGGGGCTTTCCTTCATCGACGGCTTCCCCGGCGTCGCGCCTTTCGTGCGCGGGCCTTATTCCACCATGTATGTCGCCCAGCCCTGGACGATCCGCCAATACGCCGGCTTCTCCACGGCCGAGGATTCCAACGCCTTCTATCGCCGCAATCTCGCCGCCGGCCAGAAGGGCCTCTCCGTCGCCTTCGACCTCGCGACCCACCGCGGCTATGACTCCGACCATCCGCGCGTCATGGGCGACGTCGGCATGGCGGGCGTCGCGATCGACTCGATCTACGACATGCGCACGCTCTTCGACGGCATTCCGCTCGATCAGATGTCCGTGTCGATGACCATGAACGGCGCGGTACTGCCGGTGCTCGCGCTCTTCATTGTCGCGGCGGAAGAGCAGGGCGTGTCGGCCGACAAGCTCACCGGCACCATCCAGAACGATATTCTCAAAGAGTTCATGGTCCGCAACACTTACATTTATCCGCCGGACCCCTCGATGCGGATCGTGTCGGATATCTTTGCCTATACCTCGCAGAACATGCCGAAGTTCAACTCGATCTCGATCTCCGGCTATCACATGCAGGAGGCCGGCGCCTCGGCCGATCTGGAGCTCGGTTACACGCTCGCGGACGGCGTGGAATATGTGCGCGCCGGCGTCGCGGCGGGCCTCGACATCGACGCCTTCGCGCCGCGTCTCTCCTTCTTCTTCGCCATCGGCATGAACTTCTTCATGGAGGTCGCCAAGCTGCGCGCTGCGCGCCTGCTCTGGGCGCGGCTCATGAAGGACCTCGGCGCCAAATCCGAGAAGAGCCTGACGCTGCGCACGCACTGCCAGACCTCCGGCTGGTCGCTCACGGCGCAGGACGTCTACGTCAATTCGATCCGCACTTGCGTCGAGGCCATGGCGGCGACGCAGGGCCACACCCAGTCGCTGCACACCAATGCGCTGGACGAGGCGCTGGCGCTCCCCACCGACTTCTCCGCCCGCATCGCCCGCAACACGCAGATCGTGTTGCAGCAGGAGAGCGGCACGACGCGCGTGATCGACCCCTGGGGCGGCTCCTATTATGTCGAGCGCCTCACGGCGGAGCTCGCCAAAAAGGCCTGGGCGCATATCGAGGAGATCGAGGCGTTAGGGGGCATGGCCAAGGCCATTGCGGCGGGCGTGCCCAAGCAGCGCATCGAGGAGGCCGCCGCCAAGACGCAGGCGCGCATCGACAGCGGGACGCAGATCGTCGTGGGCGTCAATAAATATCAGCCCGAGAACGACGCCAAGCCGAATGTGCTCAAGGTCGACAATGCCGCCGTGCGCGCCGCGCAGCTCGACAAGCTGAAGCGCCTGCGCGGTGAGCGTGACGAGCCGACGACCCAGGCCGCGCTGAATGCGCTGACCGAGGGCGCGACCTCGGGAGCCAATCTGCTCGACCTCGCGGTGAAGGCGGCGCGCGCCAAGGCGAGCGTCGGCGAGATTTCCTTTGCGCTCGAAAAGGTCTTCACGCGTCACAAGCCCAAGGCCAATGTCATTTCGGGCGTCTATGCGAAGGAGGCCGGCAAGGACAGCGCCCAGGTCGGCCGCATCGTCGGCATGACCCGTGACTTCGAGGAAAACACCGGCCGCAAGCCGCGCATTCTCGTCGCGAAGATGGGCCAGGACGGTCACGACCGCGGCCAGAAGGTCATCGCCTCCGCCTTCGCCGACATGGGCTTCGACGTCGTCATCGGCGATCTCTTCGCGACGCCGAACGAAGTGGCGCAGAAGGCCAAGGAAGCCGACGTCCATATTGTCGGCGTGTCGACCATGACGGCCGGCCATTTGACGCTGACCCCCGAGCTGCGCGACGCGCTGGCGGGAGTGGGCCGCCAGGACATTATGATGGTCGTCGGCGGCGTCATCCCGCCGGATGATTTCCAGGCCCTCTACGACTTCGGCGCCGCGGCGATCTTCCCGCCCGGCACGAATATTCCCGCCGCGGCCGAGAAGCTGCTGCATGAGCTGAACATCCGGCTCGGCTATGCGCAGCGGGAGCCGGCAAAGGCGTAA
- the galE gene encoding UDP-glucose 4-epimerase GalE, which yields MAVLVTGGAGYIGSHTVLELLDAGQKPVVLDDLSTGFRWAVPEGTSLIVGDDGDGDLVAGQIRDHKVDAVIHFAAKIVVPESVADPLGYYLNNTAKARSLIATAVHCGVKHFIFSSTAAVYGDPEHLPVTEDEPLKPVSPYGRSKLMVEWMLEDTARAHDFAYVALRYFNVAGADPKGRSGQSTPNATHLIKVAAQAALGKRPKMQVFGTDYPTPDGTCVRDYIQVTDLARAHLDALRYLREGGKSLVANCGYAHGFSVLEVIEAVKRISGVDFPVEYAPRRPGDPAAIVAANERARNVLGWTPEHDNLDEIVRQALDWEKKLG from the coding sequence ATGGCGGTTTTGGTCACAGGCGGCGCCGGCTACATTGGCAGTCATACGGTTCTCGAACTCCTCGACGCAGGCCAAAAACCGGTCGTGCTGGACGATCTCTCCACTGGCTTCCGCTGGGCGGTGCCCGAAGGGACGTCGCTGATCGTCGGCGACGACGGCGATGGAGATCTCGTCGCAGGGCAGATCCGCGACCATAAAGTCGACGCCGTCATTCATTTCGCCGCCAAGATCGTGGTCCCCGAGTCGGTCGCCGATCCTCTGGGCTACTATCTTAACAATACGGCGAAAGCGCGCTCGCTGATCGCGACCGCGGTCCACTGCGGCGTGAAGCATTTCATCTTCTCCTCGACCGCCGCCGTCTATGGCGACCCCGAACATCTGCCCGTGACCGAAGACGAGCCCTTGAAGCCCGTCTCCCCCTATGGCCGCTCCAAGCTCATGGTCGAATGGATGCTGGAGGATACGGCGCGGGCGCATGATTTCGCTTATGTAGCGCTACGTTATTTCAACGTCGCTGGAGCCGACCCCAAAGGGCGCTCCGGCCAATCCACGCCCAACGCCACCCATCTCATCAAGGTCGCGGCGCAGGCGGCGCTCGGCAAGCGGCCGAAAATGCAGGTCTTCGGCACGGATTACCCTACTCCCGACGGCACCTGCGTTCGCGATTATATCCAGGTCACCGACCTCGCCCGCGCCCATCTCGACGCTTTGCGCTATCTGCGGGAGGGCGGGAAGAGCCTCGTCGCCAATTGCGGTTATGCGCATGGCTTTTCGGTGCTCGAGGTCATCGAGGCGGTCAAGCGCATATCGGGCGTGGATTTCCCGGTCGAATACGCCCCGCGCCGCCCGGGCGATCCGGCGGCCATCGTCGCCGCCAACGAGCGGGCGCGCAATGTGCTCGGCTGGACTCCGGAGCACGACAACCTCGACGAGATCGTGCGGCAGGCGCTCGATTGGGAGAAGAAGCTCGGCTGA
- the irrA gene encoding iron response transcriptional regulator IrrA, which translates to MTHQAVPRSFNDARRLREQPAGVPLDPKTKLRNAGLRPTVQRLALSKLLFGKGDRHVSAEALHAEAREAGLTMSLSTVYNTLNQFAQAGLLREIAVQGPRTYFHTRTSPHHHFMDEATGRMFDAADGSVEFSRLPAPPEGMEIVGCDVIIRIRPKKG; encoded by the coding sequence ATGACGCATCAAGCTGTACCCAGAAGCTTCAACGACGCCCGCCGCCTGCGCGAGCAGCCCGCAGGCGTGCCGCTGGATCCGAAGACCAAGCTCCGCAACGCCGGCCTTCGCCCGACCGTGCAGCGCCTGGCGCTCAGCAAGCTTCTCTTCGGCAAGGGCGATCGCCATGTCAGCGCTGAGGCGCTTCATGCCGAGGCGCGCGAAGCCGGCCTCACAATGTCGTTGTCGACTGTCTACAACACGCTGAACCAATTCGCGCAAGCGGGCCTTCTGCGCGAGATCGCGGTCCAGGGGCCGCGCACCTATTTCCACACCCGCACCTCGCCGCACCACCATTTCATGGATGAGGCAACTGGCCGCATGTTCGACGCGGCGGATGGCTCGGTGGAGTTCTCCCGCCTGCCGGCGCCGCCTGAGGGCATGGAGATTGTTGGCTGCGACGTGATCATCCGCATTCGCCCGAAGAAGGGCTGA
- a CDS encoding response regulator, whose protein sequence is MKRQQRALDVLVVEDESIIAKDIELIISDLGHRVIGPARTQEEALSLALKARPAVVVADVRLADGSSGIVAVNEMLKSIDAAVVFVTAVPQWLQTGDLEPVLVIPKPYSVEDVKAAVAQATSKRAQSLETILATKAAVGRLTRKQ, encoded by the coding sequence ATGAAACGCCAGCAACGCGCCCTCGACGTGCTTGTCGTCGAGGATGAGTCGATCATCGCCAAGGACATAGAGCTGATCATCAGCGACCTCGGGCACCGTGTGATCGGTCCCGCCCGCACCCAGGAAGAGGCGCTGTCGCTCGCCCTCAAAGCCCGGCCGGCGGTTGTGGTCGCCGATGTGAGGCTCGCCGATGGAAGCTCGGGAATCGTCGCGGTGAACGAGATGCTGAAGAGCATAGACGCCGCCGTGGTCTTCGTGACGGCCGTTCCCCAATGGCTTCAGACAGGCGACCTCGAGCCGGTTCTGGTGATACCGAAGCCTTATTCGGTCGAGGACGTGAAAGCCGCTGTGGCGCAGGCCACCTCCAAGCGCGCGCAATCGCTCGAGACCATACTTGCGACGAAAGCGGCGGTCGGCCGCCTGACCCGCAAGCAATAG
- a CDS encoding universal stress protein codes for MYKKILVPVDLGESDMTRIALDAALSLAKAGGEAQLRLVNVQPLVPVAFVDYIPPNFDEEMRVAAEKDLSDVAGKVDLPAGRVSSTVRFGAVYPEVLAEAEDWGADLIVVGSHRPTMATYLLGSNAKTIVRHAKCSVLVVRQ; via the coding sequence ATGTACAAGAAGATTCTCGTGCCCGTGGATCTGGGCGAGTCCGACATGACCAGGATCGCGCTCGACGCCGCCTTGTCTCTGGCAAAGGCCGGCGGCGAGGCGCAGCTGCGTCTCGTGAACGTCCAGCCGCTCGTGCCGGTGGCTTTCGTCGACTATATCCCCCCGAATTTCGACGAAGAGATGCGCGTCGCAGCGGAGAAGGATTTGTCGGATGTCGCCGGCAAGGTCGATCTGCCGGCCGGGCGCGTCTCGTCCACGGTGCGTTTCGGCGCTGTCTATCCCGAGGTTCTCGCAGAGGCTGAAGACTGGGGCGCCGATCTCATTGTCGTGGGCTCGCATCGCCCGACCATGGCGACCTATCTCCTGGGCTCCAACGCCAAGACGATCGTGCGCCACGCCAAATGCTCGGTGCTGGTGGTGCGGCAATAG
- a CDS encoding helix-turn-helix domain-containing protein — translation MSDDERNFPETIVQENYVTFQHEFIEFLVAQLIDFRKIFNGDLDELLIFIFISRYYLREERGRQQEQDQDVLGAVPPTLSRISELTGIPRETVRRKLLALQKRGLLEKVEQDKWQVALRNQQPIIRADYEQFWQREMRRLVKLVRALAPYI, via the coding sequence ATGTCAGACGATGAAAGGAATTTTCCCGAGACGATCGTCCAAGAAAATTACGTGACGTTTCAGCATGAATTCATCGAGTTCCTGGTCGCCCAGCTGATCGACTTTCGCAAGATTTTCAACGGCGATTTGGACGAGCTGCTGATCTTCATTTTCATCTCCCGCTATTATCTGCGGGAAGAACGGGGCCGCCAGCAGGAGCAGGACCAGGACGTTCTTGGCGCCGTGCCGCCGACGCTCTCACGAATATCGGAGCTTACTGGAATCCCGCGCGAGACGGTACGCCGAAAGCTGCTCGCCTTGCAGAAGCGCGGCCTTTTGGAAAAGGTGGAGCAGGACAAATGGCAGGTGGCGTTGCGCAACCAGCAGCCGATCATCCGGGCGGACTATGAGCAGTTCTGGCAGCGGGAAATGCGCCGCCTCGTGAAGCTGGTGCGCGCGCTCGCGCCCTATATCTGA
- a CDS encoding endonuclease domain-containing protein, giving the protein MGSMRNRGLGGFKFVRQEPIGPFIADFACRERKLVIELDGETHSTDEELAADARRTAFLNAQGYAVMRFTNQQLYENADAVAEAILAVLVENSGQSPKPLTQPLPARGERGSSGFATDFCASERHEKQGGPPALQKS; this is encoded by the coding sequence ATGGGCTCGATGAGAAACAGGGGCCTTGGCGGTTTCAAATTTGTCCGCCAGGAGCCAATCGGCCCTTTCATCGCCGACTTTGCCTGTCGCGAACGAAAACTTGTTATCGAACTCGACGGCGAGACGCATTCGACAGACGAGGAACTTGCTGCGGACGCCCGACGAACGGCTTTTCTGAACGCGCAAGGTTACGCGGTGATGCGCTTCACCAACCAGCAACTTTACGAGAATGCGGATGCCGTGGCGGAAGCGATTCTTGCGGTCTTGGTCGAAAATTCCGGCCAATCACCCAAGCCCCTCACCCAGCCTCTCCCCGCGCGCGGGGAGAGGGGAAGTTCGGGTTTCGCGACAGACTTCTGCGCGTCGGAAAGGCATGAGAAGCAAGGGGGGCCGCCCGCGTTGCAAAAGTCTTGA
- a CDS encoding c-type cytochrome — MTNLVRIALPGALLFVIAATCGSAPAGAAERGLLGLGASIAKSNCSRCHAVGRTGASANPKSPPFRYLARKYPLSNLEEALGEGILVGHEGPEMPQFQFDAKQIEALLAYLASIQR, encoded by the coding sequence TTGACGAACTTGGTTCGAATCGCGCTCCCCGGCGCCCTCCTTTTCGTTATTGCGGCCACATGCGGCTCGGCGCCCGCCGGCGCGGCGGAGAGGGGGCTTCTGGGGCTTGGGGCCAGCATCGCCAAGTCCAACTGCAGCCGCTGCCATGCCGTCGGCCGCACAGGCGCGAGCGCGAACCCCAAATCCCCACCCTTCCGTTACCTTGCCCGCAAATACCCGCTCTCCAATCTGGAGGAGGCGCTGGGCGAGGGCATACTCGTCGGCCATGAAGGGCCGGAAATGCCGCAGTTTCAGTTCGACGCCAAGCAGATCGAGGCGCTGCTGGCTTATCTGGCGTCGATCCAGCGATAG
- the galU gene encoding UTP--glucose-1-phosphate uridylyltransferase GalU produces the protein MTRRIRKAVLPVAGLGTRFLPATKAVPKEMLTVVDRPVVQHVVDEAREAGIEHFVFVTGRGKGTIEDHFDMGYELEDTLKRRNKTKEYESLMADLPKAGATSFTRQQAPLGLGHAVWCAREIIGDEPFAVLLPDMITLPAAGKTSRCMAQAVEAYEKHGGNIIAVEEVKPEETHQYGIVAKGKDFGETFEITGMVEKPPQGTAPSNLIISGRYILEPEIFALLEKGEKGAGGEIQLTDAMIHLAKERPFHGVRFDGRTYDTGSKLGFLAANVAFGLARADVADGLRAELKKLLG, from the coding sequence ATGACCAGACGCATTCGCAAGGCTGTTTTACCCGTGGCGGGCCTCGGCACGCGCTTCTTGCCGGCAACCAAGGCGGTGCCGAAGGAAATGCTGACGGTCGTCGATCGCCCTGTAGTCCAGCACGTCGTCGACGAGGCGCGCGAGGCCGGCATCGAGCATTTCGTTTTTGTCACGGGACGCGGCAAGGGAACGATCGAAGATCATTTCGACATGGGCTATGAACTTGAGGACACCCTCAAGCGCCGCAATAAGACAAAAGAATACGAAAGTCTGATGGCTGATCTGCCGAAGGCGGGGGCCACGAGCTTTACGCGCCAGCAAGCGCCGCTGGGTCTCGGCCACGCCGTCTGGTGCGCGCGCGAGATCATCGGCGACGAGCCCTTCGCGGTGCTGCTCCCCGACATGATCACCCTCCCGGCTGCCGGCAAGACCTCGCGCTGCATGGCGCAGGCTGTCGAGGCCTATGAGAAGCACGGCGGCAACATCATTGCCGTCGAGGAGGTGAAGCCCGAGGAGACGCACCAATATGGCATCGTCGCCAAGGGTAAGGATTTCGGCGAAACTTTCGAGATCACCGGCATGGTGGAGAAGCCGCCACAGGGCACGGCGCCCAGCAATTTGATCATCTCTGGGCGTTACATTCTCGAGCCGGAGATTTTCGCGCTGCTCGAGAAGGGCGAGAAGGGCGCGGGCGGGGAGATCCAGCTGACCGACGCCATGATCCATCTCGCCAAGGAGCGCCCGTTCCATGGCGTGCGCTTCGACGGCCGCACCTATGACACGGGCTCGAAGCTCGGCTTCCTCGCGGCGAATGTCGCTTTCGGCCTCGCGCGGGCGGATGTGGCGGACGGGCTGAGGGCGGAGCTGAAAAAGCTTCTGGGCTGA
- a CDS encoding GNAT family N-acetyltransferase, whose translation MVKTAFSIRHARPGDAEEIARVHDASWRDAYRGVIPGVELERMIARRGPAWWHSAIVRGTGLLVLDFDKQIAGYSTYGRNRVPSMPYSGEIFELYLAPQHQGLGLGRRLFNAARRELAEHGYLSTIVWALADNEKALSFYRSLGGQTVRRAEERFGSDMLTRVAFGFVSAPVR comes from the coding sequence ATGGTCAAAACCGCCTTCTCGATCCGCCACGCACGCCCCGGCGACGCCGAGGAAATCGCACGCGTTCATGATGCTTCCTGGCGCGACGCGTATCGCGGCGTCATTCCTGGCGTGGAGCTCGAACGCATGATTGCGCGGCGCGGGCCAGCTTGGTGGCATTCGGCGATCGTTCGTGGCACCGGCCTGCTCGTGCTGGATTTCGACAAGCAGATCGCCGGCTATTCGACCTATGGCCGCAACCGCGTCCCGTCGATGCCCTATTCGGGCGAAATCTTCGAGCTGTATCTGGCGCCGCAGCATCAGGGGCTCGGCTTGGGCCGGCGCCTGTTCAACGCGGCGCGGCGCGAGCTTGCCGAGCACGGCTATCTCTCGACGATCGTCTGGGCGCTCGCCGATAATGAGAAGGCTCTGTCTTTCTACCGTAGCCTCGGCGGCCAGACCGTGCGTCGCGCGGAAGAACGCTTCGGCTCCGATATGCTAACCCGCGTCGCCTTCGGTTTCGTCTCCGCGCCCGTGCGCTGA